The following coding sequences lie in one Arabidopsis thaliana chromosome 3, partial sequence genomic window:
- the GATA1 gene encoding GATA transcription factor 1 (GATA transcription factor 1 (GATA1); CONTAINS InterPro DOMAIN/s: Zinc finger, NHR/GATA-type (InterPro:IPR013088), Zinc finger, GATA-type (InterPro:IPR000679); BEST Arabidopsis thaliana protein match is: GATA transcription factor 9 (TAIR:AT4G32890.1); Has 1635 Blast hits to 1587 proteins in 195 species: Archae - 0; Bacteria - 2; Metazoa - 169; Fungi - 549; Plants - 842; Viruses - 0; Other Eukaryotes - 73 (source: NCBI BLink).) has product MEMESFMDDLLNFSVPEEEEDDDEHTQPPRNITRRKTGLRPTDSFGLFNTDDLGVVEEEDLEWISNKNAFPVIETFVGVLPSEHFPITSLLEREATEVKQLSPVSVLETSSHSSTTTTSNSSGGSNGSTAVATTTTTPTIMSCCVGFKAPAKARSKRRRTGRRDLRVLWTGNEQGGIQKKKTMTVAAAALIMGRKCQHCGAEKTPQWRAGPAGPKTLCNACGVRYKSGRLVPEYRPANSPTFTAELHSNSHRKIVEMRKQYQSGDGDGDRKDCG; this is encoded by the exons ATGGAAATGGAATCATTCATGGACGACCTTTTGAACTTCTCTGTAccggaagaggaagaagacgacgacgaacATACGCAACCACCGAGGAATATTACTCGCCGGAAAACTGGATTACGGCCAACAGACTCCTTCGGTCTCTTTAATACCGACGACCTT GGAGTGGTTGAAGAAGAGGATTTGGAATggatttcaaacaaaaatgctTTTCCGGTGATTGAAACATTCGTCGGTGTATTACCGTCGGAGCATTTTCCTATAACGTCTCTTCTGGAAAGAGAAGCGACTGAGGTAAAACAGCTGAGTCCGGTTTCAGTACTTGAGACGAGTAGCCATAGCTCCACAACGACTACCTCAAACAGTAGCGGCGGAAGTAACGGAAGCACGGCCGTGGCTACGACCACCACCACTCCAACAATAATGAGCTGTTGCGTTGGTTTTAAAGCGCCGGCTAAAGCGAGAAGCAAGCGTCGTCGTACAGGACGCCGTGATTTACGAGTTTTGTGGACAGGAAACGAGCAAGGAGgaatacagaagaagaagacgatgactGTGGCGGCGGCTGCGTTGATTATGGGAAGGAAGTGTCAACACTGTGGAGCGGAGAAGACTCCGCAATGGAGGGCAGGACCAGCGGGGCCTAAGACTCTGTGTAACGCTTGTGGCGTGAGGTATAAGTCCGGGAGGCTAGTTCCGGAGTATCGTCCAGCGAACAGTCCAACTTTCACGGCGGAGTTACATTCGAATTCTCACCGGAAGATTGTAGAGATGAGGAAGCAGTATCAGTCCGGTGACGGTGACGGTGATCGGAAAGATTGTGGATAA